ACAGCATCATGCCATCGCTTCTTCCTTGGCCTAGCTTCTCATTGTATATGTGTAATATGTGAAGGAATGGAATGGCAGGCAGTATGTCTTCAGCAACTACAGTTTACCAAGCATTTTGTGAAGAACAGAGGTCTACATATTATTTCAAAGTCCAAGGTGACAGAGAACAACAGGGGAAATGAGAAGtctgtaaaaacagaaggaaaatggctGGCAACAGAGACTTGAAAAAGATGTGCTTTATCCGCTATCTTCTTGCAAGAAGCACTGTCACAGCAGAATGGTTGGAGGCCTCCCTCATATTGAGAGATGTGCcagttctttgctctttttcatCCTAGCAAATTGAAGAGATGTGCAAGTATAAAAGTGTTTCTACCTGTGAAGTAATAAGTGAGGCACACAAATAATAATTGACATAAAATTATGtcaagaaaatgattttctttcttaccaAACTCTACGGGTGTACTCCACTCCCCCCAGTTTTCGCTCACTGAACAGTGATTGTTAGTAGCTCTGAGTTTGACGCTGTAccttttttttgcactgaagcTGTCAAATATATAGGAATTTCCTGTGATGTTCCTTTCCTAAATATAAAACAGCTAGACTGAGAGCTTTATCTTCACTAGATATACAGCTGTTAACATATGTATCTGCTTCATTTAGTAATGTAAAGAGTTACAGTAGAAAAATTTTTACATAGTCCTGTGGACAgattaatgatatttttcttcctcctttatgCTGACTTAATCTTTCAGGTggtattttcctgtttccttcatCTTAACCCTATCCTGAGACCATTAATGAAGTAAAATTCTTCATAATTATCTAAATTTTGTGTCTCCAAACATAATGTGAAATTATGATCCATATTTATACATATGCATGAATTTGCTAGGAAGTACAATGAGCTGTAAGAAGGAGGATGTGTGACTTGCATAGAAATAAGTTCCATGTATGTAGGTATTGTTTGTACCATGTTTCATAACAATTTAAAACTGTATTGAGGAAATTTGTCAATAGTAAGCATACATACTATATAGACACTGGTAGACTGAAGCCAAAGCAATGTGATTGCAGGATGTTCTTATATAGGTGGCTTTTCAACCCAGCATAAAGTTTAGATTAACGTAGTAACAAAGACTTACCATTTTAGATGTGGTTTTGATTCCTTCCTCAGGATCTGCCTAGCAGCAACAAAGAACTTCAATTTTTATGATTGTTACTTTTCTTACTATATAACAAGATGTCCTGCTTTATAAATGGTTGattttttaggaagaaaaagagtacatttcatattttaaatgcttttctttatacACCATGAAGTTAAGCTGTTCTcccactgaaacatttttcctcatcACCAGTGCTCTGAAATAATGAACCCTTTAAATGTGATTGCAGAACTGAGAatcaaagaactgaaaaacaataacaaaagaagCTCCTTTCACATGCCCTATGTGTGAAAGATGTATGTCTTACTTGTactaaaaaaatatcttgaaaaataCTGGTAAActgtgacaattttttttttcccatcaaaaCTGTCTGTGTAACTTTTGCATTCTTAATCATTTAATTCAGCTACATTATGTctccttctttatttatttatttgctcttgGAACAAAGAACTCATGAATATTTCCACAAATACTTCAGACAATATTCTTGATGGATATCATACTACTGTCCTTTTTCATCCAAATCTTCAAAGTAGTTGCAGTTAATTAAAcgtaaaataacaataatttcaAGTTAAGATCTGGAAAACCTGGTTATTTCTGTTCCAGTAACATGATAGAATATTTCTGGCTATTTCCGCTTGACATTGAAAGGAAAGGACAATgaacttaaagaaaacaaagacaaaaacacacacatttaaaagaacaacaCAGAGAACTGATGCGTATTGCTACCCATTGACACATGTTTGTGACATCTACAGTGCAATTCACAACAATCCTGACTGTATATAAGGTGCAGACTTACTTTATCTAGACCTTGGAATTGGATGAGATACAAACTTCAAGGTCAGTCAAGCGGTTAGTGCAATCTGGCAGAGATGTTTGTTTATACAAAAACTGCCTCCAAAAGAATTACACAGCTCCAGTAAACAGCAAAGCTAGaaacagagaacaaagaaacaaacaacaaaaaactagGGAGTACTTTGCACAGGCAGTACCATGAGTGTCCTAAGTGATGCTGTCAGCATTATCTGTGTAAGCCATGCACTTTTCTTTACAtcacacttttttcctctggtgCTCTGCAAATGAGTTTAATCTCGTACATTTCCAGTCCTTAAACCTGCTAGCTACATTGAAATTTAACCTTCTGGCAGTTTTGAGCATTCACAACAATCCAAGAATTCCAGTTACACACTGAATTTGCTATCTAATTCATGTTATTGCCCAACTTTATCCTTTAACAGAAGTACTTTCACTGTTATTCATTCAGTCAAATTCCATACGTAAGCAAACTCAAGAAGGCCAAACTAGTGTGTCATTTGGAGGAGTGGACAGTGGTGGTGAGGAAGGTCATGTTCTATGTTTATGCTAGAAGAACTGTTCACCCTTGGTATGGAGGATCCTTGACTAGTTCCTTTAATGATCAGCCATACATTGGACTGAAAGTATTCCTGCAAATGGCTGTATCTGTCTGTGAGTAGCAGCTGTTCTCAGCTCACATGCAAGGGTACTTCATAGAAAATCAGAGAGGCAActcaagaagagaaggagagaacAGGACATTCGTTGTACGATAGTGCGGGTTGAGACTCAGGCATGCAAAATAATGTTAAGAGTGATAATCAATTCTCCTTACCTTCTTTTCTATGACAATTTCATATTTGAAACAAGTGTCACCTATGTGCACACGACTTGTACGAGGTGGTTGCCACTGAATTTCACAACTGTGAGAAACTCCTGTACAGTTCACAGTGACATTTAATGGAGGGGTGAGCTTCTCTGAAATAAttcaattagaaataaaattattatacATTTAGGAATACAATGTCTCTTTACTCTGTCTTGTTAAAAAACTGCATCTTTATGAGAATTACCAGATTCACCCCATATTCAGAAGCAGGACTTCCTGATTTAGCACTTCAGTTGAGGAGTCTGGAGTATCAGAAGTAATGGTAGGctaaactaaaacaaaacaaaacaaactcatTGCTATATTTTACTGAATTCAGAAATATAAtctgtgcatttgttttgttttgttacagtTTTTGCTCCCTGTTTTAAGGCACTTGGTTCTTTTGTggatcttttatttctgtggatcAACAGAATTCAGAATTATGAGATAATGACATAAACCCAACATCTAGATATTCCCACTCAGGCATCCATAGCAACTTAATCCCAAAAGATAACTTTGTTCTTCCATACAATGTATAAGTGATGACAGTGTTCAAAATTCTCCAATCTATGATTTCAGGTTGtctctgcattcatttttttcctagggTTGAATACCTCATTCTATTGACACagtgctggaaataaaataaaaaaaaaaataatagtccTTACCAATTTCGTACAGATAAATTGTCTTTCTGTAgggcaaaatattttgtccGTTTCTAGACTCATTCACCAGGAAATAAGCTTTGCTACTGCCTTCTATCGTCACATTTTGGAATCTACATCCTGTGTGCCTTCCACAATTATCTTTGATGTAATTCTGGCAGCTGAGGaaatcttctttcctttatatgacaaatttcttcagtttaataTTGACAATGTTGCGTGTCAGACCAGAATTCAAATTTTCCAAGCCAAGAAGACCTACTTACCTTGAGGTCTTCCAGTACAAGAAATACTGGGTATCTCCTGAAGCGTTCCTGTCCACATGCCAAGTGCAGTTCATGAAGGAAATATTATATATCACACAGAAAAAATTTTCAATGGCCGTGACATTCATGCCTGCAAACATAGGAAGAATATCACATGTTCCCCCTGTGGAAAGACTGTAACTTCTTAAATCATGTAGAACTCTGCATGCTCCTTTAGTGATTTCTAGGCACCTGATTAGCAAACACAACTGCATACTGTTTGGGTCTTTCAATTGCACATTCGCTTCAATACAGCAATGATTTTATCTGTGTTGAGTCTGAGGACTGTTTACCATTGTTACAGATGCTGAAGATATGACTATGATGTAATCAGTTCAGGCACAATGACATAGTGGAGACTACTAACAAAGTCAGTCACTGATGTGACTCCCACTTCCCTTTAGATATCTATAAACGTTgaatctgataaatgtttataaatatctaaagggaggtgggagtcaaatggatgaggccaggctcttcttggtggtgtgtagcaatagaACAAGGAATAATGGCCTAAACTTGAACagaggaagttctgtactaacatgcgGAAGGACTTCTGTAtggtgagggtgacggagcaggctgcccagagaggttgtggaatctccttctatggaAATATTGAAGACCCAGCTGGATGtctacctgtgtgacctattgtagggtgcctgctttagcaggagggttggatttgatgatctcttgaggtctcttccaacctctgcaattctctgattctgtgattctgtgatgtgtCCTTTGCTTAGATCCTCAGTTTATCAAAGGTCTACAGAGGAATATAAATTCTGCAACTATGATGCAGGGAAGTTTTCTCTCCTGAATTTGTGTTAAGTGCTCTGAACTTATGAGGGTGCACTTACAAAGGACTAAGAATTTATGATAAGCTGtccactacttttttttttttttctgtgttaaaacTAGGTGAATACAACCTAACCCTAAGTCTGTTTTCTGAAGCTAGGCCCTACAGAATTGTCATGATTTTGAGGAGAGAATAGCATATTTTGGATCTTTAATTTAGAGCCATTGCTAACCTATTCAAGATTGATACACTTTGGATTCAAGTGCATGTGGAATTTTGTTTGCACATAACTTGATAATACCCACGTTATTAATGCAGAAAGATGTATCTTCCTTCTGAATCCTTTTCTCTCCTCAACAGTaatgtatgaaaaaataattcttctccagaaaaaaaggagtttaAATGCACTCTTGtacctaattttttttttttggtagctcCAGCTGTATGAAGGTATTTGGAACTTCATTACagaaagtttatttcatttgaatataCTAGGAGCATAGGAACTTAATAAATGTGACCTGACTCAAAGTTTTCAGAGGCAAAGACTTATATCTAGGAGAACTAATACAATGTTATGTGCCTTACCTACAAATAcatcttctccaaaagagtggtcagctgctggaatgggctgcccagggaggtggtggagtcaccaaccctggaggtgttcaaggaatgtttagacgttgtgttgagggacatggtttagtgagaactattggtgataggtgggcGGTTGGACTGGGTcatcttgtaggtcttttccaaccttggtgattctatgatctagaTGAATAATTTCCCGTCACTCGCGACACCTCGAGGGAAACATCCTTTTCACACTCAGCACACTGGTAATCAGGATGCACTTGGGGAAATGTTAGGTGTTTCAGTGGAGTCCCAAGAGTAGCAACTATCAGATTTATAAGCgtctgaaaataaagaggaataattcaagagacaaaaaaattgtccaaatgctcctggATTTCACAATGTGTTGAGCGGAAGAAATAATCACCAAAAGCACCAATACTCTCCCACCCCAtaagtttttatttcatcttgtttttttccatctagCTTTGCATCCCTTACCACTAGCAATGGTACCAGCTCACCTGAGATGACAGTAGGTTAGCAACAAAGATCCAGAGAAGAGCTAAGCTACTTCTACTACTACAATAAATGTTGACGTTACCTAGTTGCTAGAGGCATGTAAGGATTCAGTATTGAGTTTCTTATACCTGACttatatatgtgtttatataAGCTTATAACAGTCCGCTCTTTAGAGTCCAGTGAGTATGCTACAGTACTAAGATGACTAAGAGCATTACTCATTTCTCTGTTATTTCACAGATTCACCTGATGACCCAGGGTCAATCAATCTATCCAATTCATTTCCCCATTTACAAAAGGGAAATACTTCTGGATTGGAAATAGGGAAGTGTTCTTCCCATCAAAAAGTGCAGCAGTCTTAATTATGATCTGTGCTGTGCAAGATCTGATCTTGCACTGTGCAAGAATCTTAGAGGTTTAGGGTTTGTAAAGCCTTCAGTGATGCTgcaaatcaaaaggaaaaagggttATTCTGATGTCAAATCCAAAAACAACCTGGTTCAGGTTTGGCCTTACAAACAGTTGACGGGGGGCATAAGAAATAGCGTAAAGGGAACTCCTAAGATGGCATTGTGGTATGGTGGtcaaagaaaaggcaaatgaaacCAGTTCCTTTCCCTCTTCAGTTGTAACTTCAGCTTTTTATAACTAAGAGAAGGATACAGAAACACCCAAATGTTCTTTAAACTTATGATCCTGTGTTTTGCAGCCACGATGTTACTACACCTACAAACAGCCATGATCAGctgcaaaattatttgtgaGACACTTTATTCCCTTTGTGGATAGGATTTTCATTCCAAATTCTGtgggaatttattttaaatttcttctttattcacCTTTCCATGGTGCGTAAAATTTTCACTACCTTTCCTTTAGGGAGCTGTTTATTTTGGAGTCTATCCTATTCACTACAGTGTTACAGTTTTGCCTTCATTTCTAATAACAGCTAGGTCTTACTGAGATATTTCTCCCACTATCTTCCATTATTTCAATGagatttttctccctccagTTTATGCTTGAGAGCTTTCCAAATTGTCTTACTGGTTTCTTGCTCTACAATTCCTCTTTTAATAACCCTTTATTCATCATTTCTTTATCATTATTTCGTTAAAGCCATGATGCCATGATTCTTTCCTGTGAgctgtactaaaaaaaaaaaaaaaaaaaaaaaaaaaaaaaaaaaaaaaaaagttttatctgcaaaaaatatcagagaaaataaaatttggttCTGCATTCTTTGTGGTAATCAGGATTACTAGCAAGGAAGGACTGGATCTCACCACTGGGCCAAGAccaattttacattttattcagtAGTTCTTGAATAGGAAATGTATAAACTACTTTCAGCTCTTGGACACAGTAGATCAGATAATTTGTGAtgtattttagaattaaaaGAACATGAtttgtttttggaaatgaataaaaataaattactttaaacTTTTAACATAACTCTGAAGATGGCATCAGTTGTGGGGTGCAATTTGTCTTAACTGCATACAGGTGCTGTATGGATGTGCGCTCAAGGGAGGCAGTAATTCCGTGTTGCCTTTATAGTGGCTGGAAAGAAACAGTACTTAAGACACAGTTTATTCAGCCTAGTCTAGGATGAGATAAATGAAGTCTTCACTATGTTTCCTGCCTGAAAAGGTAAGTCAGGGTGATCAGCCCAGATGTATGGCTATATAGCAAATTTTTCTGCCCTGAATACAGGAGATTTAATTCATTCTGCCTCTTACATTGTCTGGAACATACATGTAACTAATgaacagaaatgcttcctatctttttctgtgaaaattgcgaatttgtttttgaaattatcttttcctcctctttcttatACCTATGGTCTTATATGTTTCTTCTCTTTAGAAAAACAATTACAGTAGAAGAACAGTACTTTTTCTCCTCAGAGGTgggaaaagctttcttttacaTCTCACACAATTGCTGTGCAGATTATTGGCCAAAACCTTACGGAAACATAAAGTATTTCCATGCAAAGCTGTTTCCATTCTGCACCCATTCTGCACTGTTGTTTAGAAACTTTCTGTGAAAATTGTCTACAGGTAAGCTTCCTGTTGCAGAACAAGCCAccttccatttcttctctgaaaatgctCAGCCCTGTCATGTCTACAGGAGATGTTCATTTTAGAAATTTGGAAATATCAGCTAGGTTGAAATTCTGCTACATTGTCTATTCTCATCCAGACTGATTAGATGAGAAAAAAGCTGTCCAATatcctcctgtttataagtaACATATGACCATGTAGCTTATCATAACTTATCTTGTTGGATACTACAATGACTTTTAtaagcaaaggaaaggaagatttgttattgaaaaaaagtaaaagctttttcttttgtcttttttttttctttttaattttaaactttatACCTTGCTATGCCTTTTAGGCATATTCAATTTATGCCTGTGTTCTTTTGACATTTTCAGAGATCTCTGTACATATGGAATCTTCAATATTACCACTggaataagagaaaaaaagacttaaataGTTCAGTTTAACTGGTGCTTAAATGCAGTATTCCTAAAAGGAATTCACTCTGTTACAGTGATTTTGCTCTGTGAATGTAAAAGTCTGAACATTTCCTGTCAGACCGGGCTTTCTTCAAGAGCGTACTTGGATGAGCCCAGTAATACTGGAAATATGgttacacttcatttttaaatatttttatataatacataaactgtagaaaaaaatatgctaataTGCCATCAAAATTTTGGCTACATCTGTCTTTGGAGAGAAAAGCATGCATTTTGCAGATCGTACCCATCCATCCCTCAAAtagctattttaaaaacattaaaataaacacaaaggacaaaaaagcagtatttctttgcCTACCTTCTTTGTGGTAAAACTATACAACAGATAAAGTCAAAAGCAAACATACCTTCTCCTCACAAACCTGTTTCCCTGTGGCGGTTATAGCAATGGGGCACAGAATAAACAGAAGCCGTGAATACAACTCGGTGGCatatttttgtgtgctttgtCAGTATTGTTTCATTACTAAGTTCTTCTAAACCTCATGTAAGAGGGTGTAAAAATCCCGCCTCCATCTATGTCTTACTCATTTCCCTTACACCGCACTTCCGTAAGGCAATGGGCAAAAGCAGCCACTGTACTGCTCTAGggaggcaaaaataaaaacgGTGTGACAGCTTCTTCACCACTTCATTcacataattttcttctttttcctgttataTGAGCTTCATCTGGGCTTCTGTATAGAGCACAGCCTCAGAGGCAGATGCAGATGTGAGATAGATTTCTGGGTCAGGTAGAGGTCAGCACCATTGTTTCAAGCCACACGACTATTTTCTGCTTATTGCTGAGGGTCACCTCTGCAATATGCCTGATGCTGTGGACTTTGTAACAGCAGTTTCCAGCTCTGCACTATTCAACCTCAAAGGCAGTTCCTACAGAAGCATAGCAAACCAATGGTTTCAGCTTCCATAACTTCTACTTTTCAATCTTCCATGTGACAAAGGTAATGTCCTTCATGTGTACGCACTTTTTTCTGGGTACATTCAATGGACAGTCAAGGTAAAGTTTCTTCTGGCATGTAAAAGCCCTGAGTGTATGAAAGCAACACTATGGCACCTGTCTGTCTTAGTGCACTGGTCCTGGGAGGTGTGAGCACCGCTTGCCTGAACTGCAATGTCCTCATTCTAAATGCATGCAGTAATGTGAGCACAAACCTGAGCTGTCACACACTGTCCACGTATGGAGATAAGAAACTGCCCGGGTTAGTAGGCTCTGAAATGAGTAGCATAAGACTTTTTGCAATTTTGACTGATTTTGAGACTGAAGAATGTGCCTGGGTCCTGGAAGACATTTAtccagaaaagcagctttctgtgaACTAAGAAACGTAGCATCTGCCTTCCTATGTACTGTGTAGTACCTGAAAGGCACATTTTTGACTGTGTAGGGCACTTGTGCTTTGGATTTCATGGGAAAATGTCCCTAGAGGtacaagaaaaatgagagctgggagatttttaaagactttttaatTTGGGCATAAGAGCTCTCAACCCTGACATGCAAAAAGCCAGGCAAATGAACCAGAGAGAAAGCTTGGCTAAGTAAGTCAAGACCTCTTAGCCTAACTAaggcacaaaaacaaaaggcataGGCAGTGGAGGCAGGGATACAAATTCTGGAAAGATTAGAGGGATGTGGTCCAGGGGATCATCAAGGCAAAGTTGGGCCTGAGCTTTGctagagatgaaaaaaaaataacaagaaggacTTATGAAAACACATAGAACAAcaaaggaagataaaagaagCTGTACTGTCCCTGTTGAGTGAATTGGAAAATATTCTAGTCACACTGTCCAATTCACAGAATCCAAAGGACTGGGAGAATGAAGAACTTCCCACTGCCAGAGAAGATCATGTTTGAGACTATTTGAGGAAACTATTGTGCACATGACCCAATGAGATCCATCATATATGGATGTCTGCCAGTCTTGTGAAGTTCCCTGtggctggaaaagaagaaacacaacgtacatttttaaagggaaaagatCTACAtttaaaagagataaaaaggtctggagaactacaggcctgtcagtctccCCTCTGTGCCTGGTAAGATCACtgaacagatcctcctggaaactatgTTTAGACATGGAAAACTGAGAGGGGATGGGTGACAACAATCATGGATTCACTAAAGGCGAATTGCGCCTGACAAATTTGGTGGAATTCTGCAGTGGGGTTACAGTGTTCATGAACAGGGGAAGAAAGACTGATGTTATCTTCCAGGACTTGTGTAGAGCATTTGATGCTGTCCCACTCAACATCTTTGTCTCAAAATTGGAGAGATctggatttgatggatggaccatTAAtgatggataaggaattggctggatagTTGCACTGAAAGTGTTGCGCAAGTAACAGTAAACTGCGCAATATCCAGGTGGATACTAGCAATGGATCATGTCTTTCAGAAGTCTGTATAGGGACTgatgctatttaacatctttgtcagtgaTGTGGACAGTGgaactgagtgcaccctcagcaagtctgtggactacatcaagctgagtggtgtgaGTGACAAGTGCTAGAGGGACTCTGGCAGGTTTGAGAGGTGGCCTATGTGAACCACATGCATTTTGACAAGGCAAGGTACAACGTCCTGCgcctgggctggggcaatcccaaacaCGAATGCAGACTGGATGATGAGTGGATTGAGAAAATCCCTGTAGAAAAGGACTtaggggtactggtggatgaaaaactgaatatgaGATGACAATGTatacttgcagcccagaaaggcAATTGTGACCTGAGCTGCATGAAAAGTACAGTGGATAGCTGGATGAGGATGGCAATTCGCCCTTCTTGTGAGACCCCAaccagaaaaatgcattcagtcCTGAGGCCCctagcacaagaaagaaaaggatttgttagagcaggtccagagaaaggccacaGAGTAAGTAGGGCTGGAGTACCTATCCTATGAAGAGAGGCCAAGTGTTGGGGTTGTTTAGcctagaaaagagaaggttCTGAGAAGACCttacagcagctttccagtatcTAAGGGAGCTTAAAGGAAAGATAGAGAGAGACTTTATCAGAGAGTGATACAGGACAAAGGGTGATCTCTTTAAGCTTAAttagggtagatttagattagatactaGGAAGAGATTATTTGTtatgagggtggtgatgcacagaaacaggctgcccagagaagccgtggtgccccatccctggaggcgctcaaggccaggttgggtggggccctgggcagcctgagctggtggggggagCCCTGCCCCTGGCAAGGGGTTGGAATTAcatgggctttaaggtcccttccaacccaaaccattctatgattttatgattctatgactctgtgttTACAGATCTCTCTACCTTTCTCATCATTTAATTACTTGAACATGAAGTTATTAAACAGCACTCATGACTTACAATGTTCAGTGAGTGTACCAGACTTGCTACATATCTGTTATCTTTCACTGAAGGGTTtgcaaataatttcagatttgtCCTGATTCTTTTTGCTTGTATACTGAACAGCTTCTCTCCTATCAgccttctttcttgctttttctttttttcttttttctcctgatcAGAGGAGGAATTGGGAGTTTCTCAAGAAGATGTTTAATCTTCCTGAGGTTTCAGTTCCCCAGTTTTATTCATAGATCAGAGAGCAGACAGTAGGTTGTTGCCTGCTATGACACTTCAtttcaggagctgcagaagtaaggccttctgttctctttctcactttctactgtacacacattttaaaactggAGTGTGTATGGTTTCAGGATCAATTTTTATCAGCAAAcctgaaatctcattttcaataAGGCATGTATGACCTGTCCCGATTGATGATAACAGTGCTGGGAAGGTTGGAAGGTACACAACTGACAATTCATATTCATCTGCAAATTTTACAGCGTGAACCAATTCTTCTGTTGAAAGGTTGTGATTAGTGTAATGAAAGACTGTATCACAACAAATAGGTACACATTCTAAAAGAAATAGGGTTGTATAAACAAATATAAAGGAGAATGGATAATCTTCCTATACTTCCatgtcatttatttaaattgcattttctaaaatatttacaattctTCTATGCTATGACATGGTTAATGGACAGTTTATTTTGTGATATGGGAAACTACTGTAATTCTTTAGTTCATAACTGTATGTGTGATTTCTTAAAGGGAAGATTTGTGTAACCTTTGAGATATGGACATGTCTGCTCATGTACACGATGCTTCCACTTCATATAATCATTTAGGATGACACTGGACCACATAGATTTTCTTTGTTAAGATAATGCTGAGAAATGTATTGGCATAAGTGTAAGGAGTTTACTCACCCTTAATCTCCTTGCAGTGATTCAGGTGTATTTTCAGGTGAGAAAGAATCACAGCTGGACATCTGACCAAATGACTTTTGACATTTGAGATCCTGTGAAAATGTAAAGGATTTGGGACTTATATGGACAGCGAGATCTGATGAAACTACACTTATCTCAGCCACCTAAGGCTGCTCATACTATGAGTGCAAATTTTTTTGAATATGAGGGCTGTTTTTTTCTAGGATTTACTGACttcacacaaaagcaaaataaaagaatagaCAAATGAGAACTCCTTAGTCCTCCTCTAGTACTTGATCAGGCATAGGAAAATGTGCCTATCATGAAGCCCTAGTTTTTATGTCTCCAACAGCAATGCACAATCAATGACAGGAGTagacatgaaatgaaaatacaacagaagttCCACAAACTTGTAAGATTTCATCTAATAACAAGTTACTAAAgctcaaaagcttttttttttttaatatttgtttcacatttatttCGTAGGTCTATTCTTTCCTGTGCAGAGAGTATTTTGAGTGGTAAGCCTTAAAATCAAACCTTTACACTGCAATGCCTGTGCAAGAAAGCAGATGGGAACTCATTGTGCAAGAGTTACAGTTTGCTGAGAAGGGTGATTTCATGGCCACACTCAGCACCAGCCAGTCTGCACGTACCAGCCTAGTTGTAGGC
The Numida meleagris isolate 19003 breed g44 Domestic line chromosome 1, NumMel1.0, whole genome shotgun sequence genome window above contains:
- the LOC110405920 gene encoding granulocyte-macrophage colony-stimulating factor receptor subunit alpha-like — its product is MNVTAIENFFCVIYNISFMNCTWHVDRNASGDTQYFLYWKTSRKEDFLSCQNYIKDNCGRHTGCRFQNVTIEGSSKAYFLVNESRNGQNILPYRKTIYLYEIEKLTPPLNVTVNCTGVSHSCEIQWQPPRTSRVHIGDTCFKYEIVIEKKADPEEGIKTTSKMERNITGNSYIFDSFSAKKRYSVKLRATNNHCSVSENWGEWSTPVEFGREQLTSISSYTLLLISVVAASLVLFLCIVTIYLKTVPATVLQPKDLFHDISPVNFQTENQLIKHETEEIITIIEEAA